In a genomic window of Pontibacter liquoris:
- a CDS encoding DedA family protein — protein METTSIIEWGGFLIIILLVFAETGLLIGLVVPGGETLVFTAGLLVSTSTLNVSLPWLLVSLVLASIAGDTSGYLIGKKFGGRLYHKEDTWYFKQKYLHMVSDFFKKHSKAALIFGKFLPVFRPFCPLFSGISNLKFPHFLALTVVASTIYMSAYVLAGYYLARQFPVIKDYLGWILPISIAVALIPVILQVRKQKKKVS, from the coding sequence ATGGAGACAACGAGCATCATTGAATGGGGAGGTTTTCTGATCATCATCCTGCTGGTTTTTGCTGAAACCGGACTGTTGATAGGGCTGGTGGTACCCGGTGGCGAAACGCTTGTCTTTACAGCCGGGCTGCTGGTAAGTACCAGCACTTTAAATGTCTCCTTACCCTGGCTCCTTGTTTCGCTGGTGCTGGCAAGTATAGCCGGCGATACGTCCGGGTATCTGATAGGAAAAAAATTCGGGGGCAGGCTATACCACAAAGAAGATACCTGGTATTTCAAACAAAAATACCTGCACATGGTGTCCGATTTCTTTAAGAAGCACAGCAAAGCCGCGTTGATTTTCGGGAAGTTCCTGCCAGTTTTCCGACCATTCTGCCCGCTCTTTTCGGGTATATCCAATCTGAAGTTTCCGCACTTTCTGGCCTTGACCGTAGTGGCCAGCACGATCTATATGAGCGCGTATGTGCTGGCGGGGTATTATCTGGCCAGGCAGTTCCCTGTTATCAAAGACTATCTTGGCTGGATCTTGCCTATCAGTATCGCGGTCGCGCTAATCCCTGTCATTCTCCAGGTGCGCAAACAAAAAAAGAAGGTGTCTTAA
- a CDS encoding FAD/NAD(P)-binding protein — protein MTIAIIGGGLSGTLTAIQLLRNAASPTTIYLIEQDRYRMNRGVAYSSQLPFQPLNVPASAMSLFPEEPHDFFQWLTAQQHRYQQHLQQPVSKNDFIPRFIFGDYLKARLQEAEILAPKNISFIKVYDEAVAVDRQEATFQVAFRDHQPITAHKVVLALGNLPPGNLPIPNAAFYQNPAYVASPWAAKGLADLPPEASLLLIGSSLTMVDLVGSLQACGHKGKIYVVSRHGLLPQPVDLATEPYSKLSLPLPASSSALALLRFIRKEVKAATAQGYTWRSVLDALREAIPAIWHALSLPEKKRFLRHVRPYWEIHRHRMPAGSAEMLKALQQQGQLEVIAASIENMKVEEEMACVTIKRRKQAGMQTLTVSRVINCTGPQGDFTKVKLPLVEHLLASGLLLPDELKMGLVTAPDGTLVSKERLAIEGLYTLGPPRKAMLYESTALQEIRQQAKELAQQLLQENNHYERSPLVS, from the coding sequence ATGACTATTGCTATTATAGGAGGAGGCCTAAGCGGCACTTTAACGGCTATTCAGCTGCTGCGCAACGCCGCAAGCCCTACTACCATCTACCTCATAGAGCAGGACAGGTACAGAATGAACCGCGGGGTTGCCTACTCCAGTCAGTTGCCATTTCAACCCTTAAACGTGCCGGCATCGGCCATGAGCCTTTTTCCGGAGGAGCCACATGACTTTTTTCAGTGGCTTACAGCGCAGCAACACCGGTATCAACAGCATTTACAGCAGCCTGTCAGCAAAAACGACTTTATCCCCCGGTTCATCTTCGGAGATTATCTGAAAGCCCGTTTACAGGAAGCAGAAATCCTTGCACCTAAAAACATCTCCTTTATAAAGGTATATGACGAGGCTGTGGCGGTCGATCGACAAGAGGCAACTTTCCAGGTTGCTTTTCGTGATCACCAGCCTATAACAGCACATAAAGTAGTGTTGGCGCTGGGCAATTTGCCGCCCGGCAACTTACCTATTCCCAATGCGGCGTTTTACCAAAACCCTGCCTATGTTGCTTCTCCCTGGGCAGCAAAAGGGCTTGCGGATTTACCCCCTGAGGCATCGCTGTTGCTGATCGGATCCAGCCTTACGATGGTGGACCTGGTGGGTAGCCTGCAGGCCTGCGGCCATAAAGGAAAAATCTACGTGGTATCCCGCCATGGGCTGCTGCCCCAACCTGTTGATCTTGCCACAGAACCATACTCCAAGCTTAGCCTTCCTCTCCCCGCTTCATCGTCAGCCCTAGCATTGCTCCGTTTTATCAGGAAAGAGGTTAAGGCAGCCACCGCACAGGGCTATACCTGGCGAAGCGTGCTAGATGCCCTGCGCGAAGCGATACCAGCTATCTGGCACGCGTTGTCTTTGCCGGAAAAGAAACGCTTTCTGCGGCACGTCCGCCCTTACTGGGAAATTCACCGGCACCGGATGCCTGCCGGTTCAGCGGAAATGCTCAAAGCGCTACAGCAACAAGGGCAGCTGGAAGTAATCGCGGCAAGTATAGAGAACATGAAAGTGGAAGAGGAAATGGCTTGTGTCACTATTAAAAGAAGAAAGCAGGCTGGTATGCAAACCTTAACCGTAAGCCGGGTGATCAATTGTACAGGGCCGCAGGGCGATTTCACTAAAGTAAAGTTGCCCTTGGTGGAACACCTGTTAGCGTCAGGCCTGCTTTTACCCGATGAACTAAAGATGGGACTGGTAACCGCCCCGGACGGCACTTTAGTAAGCAAAGAAAGATTGGCCATAGAAGGCCTTTATACCTTAGGGCCTCCCCGTAAAGCAATGCTTTACGAATCGACTGCCCTGCAGGAAATACGGCAACAGGCAAAAGAGCTGGCCCAACAACTGCTACAGGAAAACAACCATTATGAACGATCTCCGCTGGTCAGCTAA
- a CDS encoding DUF7793 family protein codes for MKSGEESIQKVKETPYVEMFLQNGILHFYYKKIETMDLTIAEACVRDRLEFTEHKAYPCLVDVIELKNFSKEARDYFAKEGNEGIIANAILSGSTVTKMMANFYISVNKPTNPTRMFTDKSSALKWLAQFKS; via the coding sequence ATGAAGTCGGGTGAAGAAAGTATACAAAAGGTGAAGGAAACACCTTATGTTGAAATGTTCCTGCAAAACGGAATATTGCATTTTTATTACAAGAAGATCGAAACAATGGATCTTACCATAGCGGAAGCCTGCGTGAGAGACCGGTTGGAGTTTACAGAACATAAGGCCTATCCCTGCCTAGTAGATGTCATTGAGCTGAAGAATTTTTCCAAAGAGGCGCGCGATTATTTTGCAAAAGAAGGGAATGAAGGGATCATTGCGAATGCCATTTTATCGGGCTCTACGGTTACTAAAATGATGGCGAATTTTTACATCAGCGTAAACAAGCCCACAAACCCGACGCGCATGTTCACCGATAAAAGCAGCGCGCTTAAATGGCTTGCCCAGTTTAAATCCTGA
- a CDS encoding GNAT family N-acetyltransferase, producing MAKIRHNNILDTVDSVLAVSKKKGIIHLHAEDQSLNGRSLTLNGNKVLHFGTCGYLGLEHHPEVKRGAIEAIERFGTQFPMSRTYISNPLYSELEGLIREMYQAPVVISKNCTLAHLTTIPSIIRQTDLVILDHQAHASIQEAVKKMLSQGVAVEMIRHNNLEMLEDRIKKQRNKYERIWYMADGVYSMYGDYAPIKEMIALAEKYEQLYLYVDDAHGMSWAGKHGTGYVMSQMEGGLYRKMVLTANLGKGFGACGGLSLFPNEEWYHKVNNFGGPLTFSVQIEPGTLGAALASARIHLSNEIYTYQEELQQKIAYCNKLLNATGLPLVHENNSPIFFIGTGTMEMGNYLVQELIRAGIYVNLATFPAVPAKNIGIRITISLKNAFEDIALMVNILQAKFNEALAATNQTDANIRKAFKMAVAPAEPLAVAAPATSNLTLQSYTSIESINEVVWNNYLGNRAMFDWQGMKFLEASFRENEQQENNWDFRYYVVTDAAGKILLMTYTAIALHKEDMFSQASISQAIEKERLINPYYLTSKGIIMGGLFTEGSHLYLDRESPYWKEALQALLKELQADQEKEQVSNILLRDFDADDQEMHEFMIDEGFIKIELPESCVIEHLNGQSEEEYVSALSQKNRRHFVQKIKRNQHYFDVQIKSSLPEDELAYAIRLFRNVKNNNFAINSFHFPEKLFRLINESKDWEFVVLTIKEEYASIRTPVAICFCHINADQVYSPMLIGMDYDYLMEFGIYRQTLFEVIKRANARGCRQVNFGISASIEKKRIGAVLYPKVGYYQAKDNFAMEMIGATYTIERE from the coding sequence GTGGCAAAAATCAGACATAATAATATCCTGGATACAGTAGATTCAGTATTAGCCGTATCAAAGAAAAAGGGAATTATTCATTTACATGCAGAGGATCAATCACTAAATGGCCGCTCGCTTACGCTTAACGGAAACAAGGTGCTGCATTTTGGTACGTGTGGTTATCTGGGCCTGGAGCACCACCCGGAGGTAAAACGGGGCGCGATCGAGGCAATTGAGCGCTTCGGTACCCAGTTTCCGATGTCGCGTACCTACATCTCCAACCCCCTGTACAGCGAATTGGAGGGCCTGATCCGAGAGATGTACCAGGCACCAGTGGTGATTTCAAAAAATTGCACCCTGGCGCATTTGACCACAATCCCCAGCATTATCCGGCAAACAGACCTTGTTATCCTCGATCATCAGGCGCATGCCAGTATTCAGGAAGCCGTTAAAAAAATGCTAAGTCAGGGGGTAGCCGTTGAAATGATTCGCCACAACAACCTGGAGATGCTGGAAGACCGCATCAAAAAACAGCGCAACAAGTACGAGCGCATCTGGTACATGGCCGACGGGGTTTACTCGATGTATGGAGATTATGCGCCGATAAAAGAAATGATCGCGCTTGCCGAGAAGTATGAACAGCTATACCTGTATGTGGATGATGCCCATGGCATGAGCTGGGCCGGCAAGCACGGCACCGGGTATGTGATGAGCCAAATGGAGGGCGGCTTATACCGCAAAATGGTGCTTACCGCCAACCTGGGCAAAGGCTTTGGCGCCTGTGGGGGCCTGTCGCTGTTCCCTAATGAGGAATGGTACCATAAAGTAAACAACTTTGGCGGGCCGCTTACCTTTTCGGTGCAGATAGAGCCTGGCACGCTTGGTGCAGCCCTGGCGTCGGCCAGAATTCACCTGAGCAACGAGATTTATACTTACCAGGAAGAACTGCAGCAAAAGATAGCGTACTGCAACAAGCTGCTGAATGCTACCGGCCTGCCGCTGGTGCATGAAAATAACAGTCCGATCTTCTTTATCGGGACCGGTACCATGGAGATGGGCAATTACCTGGTACAGGAGCTGATCCGGGCCGGCATATACGTGAACCTGGCCACTTTCCCGGCGGTGCCTGCCAAGAACATTGGCATCCGGATCACGATCTCGCTCAAAAATGCTTTTGAAGACATCGCCTTGATGGTGAACATACTTCAGGCAAAATTTAACGAAGCACTGGCGGCAACAAACCAAACGGACGCTAACATACGGAAAGCCTTCAAAATGGCGGTTGCCCCTGCGGAGCCATTGGCTGTTGCGGCCCCTGCAACAAGCAACCTAACACTTCAAAGCTATACTTCCATCGAAAGTATAAACGAAGTGGTGTGGAACAACTACCTGGGCAACAGGGCCATGTTCGACTGGCAGGGTATGAAGTTTCTGGAAGCGTCGTTTAGGGAAAACGAGCAGCAGGAGAATAACTGGGACTTCCGGTATTACGTGGTAACGGATGCTGCCGGTAAAATTCTCCTGATGACCTATACGGCCATCGCGCTACACAAAGAGGACATGTTCTCGCAGGCTTCTATCTCGCAGGCGATCGAAAAAGAAAGACTAATCAATCCGTATTATCTTACGTCGAAAGGCATCATCATGGGCGGCCTGTTTACGGAAGGCAGCCATTTATACCTTGACAGGGAAAGCCCTTACTGGAAGGAAGCCCTGCAGGCTTTGCTCAAAGAGCTGCAGGCTGATCAGGAAAAGGAGCAGGTCAGCAACATCTTACTTCGTGACTTTGATGCCGATGACCAGGAAATGCACGAGTTTATGATCGATGAGGGTTTTATAAAAATAGAACTGCCCGAATCCTGCGTGATCGAACACCTGAACGGCCAGAGCGAAGAGGAGTATGTGAGCGCGCTCTCGCAGAAAAACAGGAGACATTTTGTACAAAAGATAAAACGCAACCAGCACTATTTTGATGTACAGATCAAAAGCAGCTTACCGGAGGACGAACTGGCCTATGCCATCCGTTTATTCCGTAATGTGAAGAACAATAATTTCGCCATCAACTCTTTCCATTTTCCTGAAAAGCTTTTCCGTTTAATAAATGAAAGCAAGGACTGGGAATTTGTCGTGCTGACGATCAAAGAAGAATATGCGTCGATCAGAACGCCGGTTGCTATTTGTTTCTGCCATATAAATGCAGACCAGGTATACAGCCCGATGCTGATCGGCATGGATTATGATTACTTGATGGAATTCGGTATTTACAGGCAAACGCTGTTTGAGGTGATTAAAAGAGCCAATGCGCGCGGATGCCGGCAGGTGAATTTTGGCATATCGGCTTCTATCGAGAAAAAGCGGATTGGGGCCGTTTTATACCCGAAAGTGGGCTACTACCAGGCCAAAGACAATTTTGCAATGGAAATGATAGGGGCTACTTATACCATCGAAAGAGAGTAG
- a CDS encoding PAS domain-containing hybrid sensor histidine kinase/response regulator, protein MKVLKDRIEEIITLIAEVANGNFDYQLEISETGDELDAVIAGVSMLGQELKNSTVSRDFMQSIYQGVVDMLLVLNTDLTIRHANAAFEEISGYREAAIVGRSLSEFFQSDANPELGAVLDRFAAKGKCLNVELLLQDVACREVSTSCSFSYLLNNQHEKEGILIIAKDITELKQKEQELKEAKNKAEAANEAKSEFLSSMSHEIRTPLNGILGFTNLLMGTPMNSVQAEYVDLIKTSGSNLTILLNDILDLHRIEQDRITIEAVPFDIRDIISSHLQPYGHLAESKGLAFSCTFGENVPQFVIGDPTRINQVLINLVSNAVKFTETGSIAVHCTLAALKENDVAAKLKFTVTDTGIGIPAEKQGLIFESFTQSDQSMSRKYGGSGLGLTISKKLANLMAGNIGLTSPPASIAQGTCFWFDIEVKLVAAKTILPEEDKDDLSFALAPGVQILIVDDNPINVLLMQEVLRILGAVVTTAHSGEEAVEKVLSGSFALIFMDIQMPGMDGLEAARRIRAESIATPIVAFSANAYQEDIEKSIEAGMNDHLCKPFTNQDVIETLKKWV, encoded by the coding sequence GTGAAAGTACTTAAAGATAGAATTGAAGAAATTATTACGCTGATCGCGGAAGTGGCCAACGGTAATTTCGATTATCAACTAGAGATTTCAGAAACAGGCGATGAATTAGATGCTGTAATTGCGGGGGTAAGTATGCTGGGGCAGGAATTGAAGAATTCGACCGTGTCCCGCGATTTTATGCAAAGCATTTACCAGGGGGTAGTGGATATGTTGCTGGTCCTGAATACGGATCTGACCATACGGCATGCAAATGCAGCCTTTGAGGAAATATCCGGCTACAGGGAAGCGGCTATTGTGGGGCGCTCGCTTTCAGAATTTTTCCAATCCGATGCCAATCCCGAATTAGGAGCAGTGCTGGACCGGTTTGCTGCAAAAGGAAAATGCCTGAATGTGGAGTTGCTGCTGCAGGATGTCGCATGCCGTGAGGTTTCCACTTCCTGTTCTTTTTCATACCTGCTCAATAATCAGCACGAAAAGGAGGGAATTCTCATCATTGCCAAAGATATTACGGAGCTCAAGCAAAAAGAGCAGGAGCTGAAAGAAGCCAAGAACAAAGCCGAAGCCGCTAACGAAGCAAAGAGCGAGTTTCTCTCCAGCATGAGCCACGAAATCCGGACACCGCTTAATGGCATCCTGGGCTTCACTAACTTATTGATGGGTACGCCGATGAACAGTGTCCAGGCCGAATATGTCGATCTGATCAAAACATCGGGCTCAAACCTGACCATTCTGCTCAATGATATACTTGACCTGCACCGGATAGAGCAGGACAGAATTACCATTGAAGCCGTTCCTTTTGATATCCGGGATATTATTTCGTCGCACCTGCAGCCTTACGGCCACCTGGCGGAAAGTAAGGGGCTGGCGTTTTCCTGTACATTCGGGGAGAACGTACCCCAGTTCGTGATCGGCGATCCAACCCGCATCAATCAGGTGCTGATCAATCTGGTCAGCAATGCAGTCAAATTTACGGAAACAGGCAGTATAGCAGTGCACTGCACACTTGCTGCTTTAAAGGAGAACGATGTTGCAGCAAAATTAAAGTTTACCGTAACAGACACCGGCATCGGCATTCCGGCAGAAAAGCAGGGGCTTATCTTCGAATCCTTTACACAATCAGACCAATCCATGTCGCGGAAGTATGGCGGTTCCGGGTTGGGGCTCACTATCTCTAAAAAGCTGGCGAATCTGATGGCGGGCAATATTGGCTTAACTAGCCCTCCGGCAAGTATAGCGCAGGGTACGTGTTTCTGGTTTGATATCGAAGTGAAATTGGTTGCAGCTAAAACCATCCTGCCGGAGGAAGACAAAGACGACTTGTCTTTTGCTTTAGCGCCAGGCGTACAGATTCTGATCGTGGATGATAATCCAATCAATGTGTTGCTGATGCAGGAGGTGCTCAGAATTTTAGGTGCCGTGGTAACGACGGCACATAGCGGCGAAGAAGCGGTGGAGAAAGTTTTATCCGGTTCTTTTGCGCTTATTTTTATGGATATCCAGATGCCTGGTATGGATGGGCTGGAGGCGGCCCGCCGAATAAGAGCAGAAAGTATAGCCACCCCTATTGTTGCTTTCTCGGCGAACGCCTACCAGGAGGACATTGAAAAAAGTATAGAGGCCGGTATGAACGATCATTTATGCAAACCCTTTACAAACCAGGATGTAATAGAAACGCTGAAAAAATGGGTGTAG
- a CDS encoding alpha-amylase family glycosyl hydrolase translates to MAKQHEEAMSPWPAHPVIYEINTLVWLTELSSKYNRTIQLATIPSEVWDEIAALKFDAVWLMGVWERSPAGIEIARHNTQLLADFKRALPGFDLKDIAGSPYCVRRYEVDAKLGGSAGLATARRMLRDRGIRLILDFVPNHVAPDHPWLTEHPAYFVQGTPDDARNDPASYIAKNGKVFARGRDPYFPAWPDVVQLNAFHTGLRQAAFETLLTITSQCDGVRCDMAMLVLNHIFMRTWPDRAGPEPPEEFWAVIRAVKALQPDFIFIAEAYWDLERELLQLGFDFCYDKRLYDRMAHQNADSVRQHLLGNRFFQDKSVRFIENHDEPRAASTFADGKGYAAATLMLTLPGAKLLHEGQLEGRNVRLPVFLGRRPEELTDSDLHAFYKRLLQAVGQDVFRTGQWVVCERSGWPDNTTYTQVLAWCWVKEEARYLVVINYSPEPAQALVQVPLPDLREKEWHLQDLLSAEAYFRNGSQMVEPGLYVAMAPWKSNVFRLEAL, encoded by the coding sequence ATGGCAAAACAGCACGAAGAAGCAATGTCCCCCTGGCCTGCGCATCCTGTTATCTATGAGATCAATACCTTGGTATGGCTAACGGAACTCAGCAGCAAGTATAATCGAACCATCCAACTGGCCACCATTCCTTCGGAAGTATGGGACGAGATCGCTGCATTAAAGTTTGATGCCGTGTGGCTGATGGGCGTTTGGGAAAGGAGCCCCGCCGGCATTGAAATTGCCAGACACAATACGCAGCTACTAGCCGATTTTAAACGCGCGTTGCCCGGCTTTGACCTGAAAGATATTGCCGGGTCGCCTTACTGCGTGCGCCGCTACGAGGTAGATGCAAAACTCGGTGGCTCGGCCGGCCTTGCTACAGCCCGCCGGATGCTTCGGGACCGGGGCATCCGGCTGATACTTGATTTTGTGCCCAACCATGTGGCGCCGGACCATCCCTGGTTAACCGAACACCCGGCCTACTTTGTGCAGGGCACCCCGGACGATGCCAGAAACGATCCTGCTTCCTACATAGCGAAGAATGGAAAGGTATTTGCCCGTGGGCGTGATCCCTACTTCCCGGCATGGCCGGATGTGGTCCAGCTTAACGCCTTCCATACCGGCCTGCGGCAGGCAGCGTTCGAAACGCTCCTAACTATTACGTCGCAATGTGACGGCGTCCGCTGCGATATGGCGATGCTTGTTCTCAACCACATTTTCATGCGTACCTGGCCAGACCGTGCCGGCCCGGAGCCGCCGGAGGAATTCTGGGCGGTCATCAGGGCCGTGAAGGCCTTACAGCCGGATTTTATATTTATAGCTGAAGCGTACTGGGACCTGGAGCGGGAGCTGCTCCAATTGGGTTTCGACTTTTGCTATGATAAAAGGCTGTATGACCGGATGGCACATCAGAACGCCGATAGCGTGCGCCAGCACCTGCTGGGAAATCGTTTCTTTCAGGATAAAAGTGTGCGCTTTATCGAAAACCATGATGAACCGCGGGCTGCCAGCACTTTTGCAGATGGCAAAGGCTATGCGGCTGCTACCCTGATGCTTACCCTGCCAGGAGCAAAACTACTGCACGAGGGGCAGTTGGAGGGGCGCAATGTGCGCTTGCCCGTGTTCCTGGGCCGCCGTCCGGAGGAGCTTACCGATTCGGACCTACATGCCTTTTATAAGCGCCTGCTACAAGCAGTTGGGCAGGATGTCTTTCGTACCGGGCAGTGGGTTGTTTGCGAAAGGAGCGGTTGGCCTGATAATACTACTTATACCCAGGTGCTGGCCTGGTGCTGGGTGAAAGAAGAAGCGCGCTACCTCGTTGTCATCAACTACAGCCCGGAACCGGCCCAGGCGCTTGTACAGGTACCCTTACCCGACCTGCGCGAAAAGGAATGGCACCTGCAGGATCTGTTATCAGCAGAAGCCTACTTCCGGAACGGGAGCCAGATGGTTGAACCCGGCTTATACGTTGCGATGGCTCCCTGGAAAAGCAACGTGTTCCGATTAGAAGCCTTATAA
- a CDS encoding DUF808 domain-containing protein, whose translation MASGLLALLDDVAALVKVSAASLDDVPTQVAKTTTKVSGVVIDDTAVTPKYVVGLDPSRELSIIYQIAKKSLINKVVFLGPAILVLGFFIPWIIDPLLMLGGAFLCFEGYEKVHSMFSKHDEAHSKPEAEMAQITPEELEKERVTSAVRTDFILSAEIITITYYTVADKPLLNQIVVMLAVAVFITIAVYGFVGLIVKADDIGLHMAQEKFRPAIRKFGRSLVKFMPAFLSILGYVGTVAMLWVGAEIIAHRIPFLGHRLEALEHALADVPVLAWFAKVIVSAVGGVILGFFIEKVVTLVRSLFKGSAKESH comes from the coding sequence ATGGCGTCAGGACTTCTCGCTCTTTTAGATGATGTGGCAGCTTTAGTAAAAGTAAGTGCGGCAAGCCTTGATGATGTGCCCACGCAGGTGGCCAAAACAACAACCAAAGTGTCCGGTGTTGTGATCGATGATACAGCCGTAACGCCCAAGTATGTTGTCGGCCTCGACCCCTCCCGCGAGCTTTCCATTATTTACCAGATCGCTAAGAAATCACTCATAAACAAGGTCGTTTTTTTAGGACCAGCAATACTAGTTTTGGGTTTTTTTATCCCTTGGATCATCGATCCGCTTTTAATGCTGGGTGGTGCTTTTTTATGTTTTGAGGGTTATGAGAAAGTACACTCCATGTTTAGCAAGCACGATGAAGCGCACAGCAAACCAGAAGCAGAAATGGCGCAGATTACACCAGAGGAACTGGAGAAAGAGCGTGTAACAAGTGCAGTTCGCACCGACTTTATACTTTCTGCTGAAATAATCACGATAACCTACTATACAGTAGCTGACAAACCTTTGCTGAACCAGATCGTCGTGATGCTCGCTGTAGCTGTTTTCATAACGATAGCAGTTTATGGATTTGTTGGGTTAATTGTTAAAGCCGATGATATAGGGCTACATATGGCGCAGGAAAAATTCCGCCCAGCCATCCGTAAATTTGGCAGGAGCCTTGTAAAGTTTATGCCTGCTTTTTTATCTATACTAGGCTATGTTGGTACTGTCGCCATGTTATGGGTGGGTGCCGAAATTATTGCACATCGAATTCCTTTTTTAGGCCACAGACTGGAGGCGTTGGAACACGCCCTGGCCGATGTGCCCGTGCTTGCCTGGTTTGCCAAAGTAATTGTTAGTGCTGTGGGAGGTGTGATATTGGGCTTCTTTATTGAGAAAGTGGTGACACTGGTGCGCAGCTTGTTTAAAGGTTCTGCTAAAGAGAGTCATTAA
- a CDS encoding site-2 protease family protein codes for MFGIDDIPKFILAFFLVLPVISFLHEAGHVFFAWLMGGKNIKVTVGTGDVLFRLGMLEVRKYYFWYGLCSFDNLKHNQRFPHIFIFSGGVLFNAISALAVMYLVEAGTVEASMLTYQFTYFSMYYIFFALLPMPYPDGSYSDGKVILDLIRHKPHLAERIYRIQWNKIKEEWQVLDNKTIVETFKEEDKALARAHQLAKDNRPSRLLHTLHGKEMEVSNYPKVPL; via the coding sequence ATGTTTGGCATAGACGACATCCCGAAGTTCATCCTGGCCTTTTTTCTTGTGCTTCCAGTCATATCTTTTCTGCACGAAGCAGGGCATGTGTTTTTTGCCTGGCTGATGGGCGGCAAGAACATCAAAGTAACCGTTGGCACCGGCGATGTGCTTTTCCGCCTGGGCATGCTGGAAGTACGGAAATACTATTTCTGGTACGGCCTCTGCTCATTCGATAACCTGAAGCATAACCAGCGTTTCCCCCACATTTTTATTTTCTCAGGAGGAGTGCTGTTCAACGCGATATCAGCCCTTGCTGTGATGTACCTGGTGGAAGCAGGAACAGTGGAGGCAAGTATGCTTACCTACCAGTTCACATACTTCTCGATGTATTACATCTTCTTTGCGCTGCTACCCATGCCTTATCCGGACGGCAGCTACAGCGACGGAAAAGTTATACTTGACCTGATTCGTCACAAGCCCCACCTTGCTGAACGTATTTACCGCATACAATGGAACAAAATAAAAGAGGAGTGGCAAGTGCTGGATAACAAAACGATCGTGGAGACCTTTAAAGAGGAGGATAAAGCCCTTGCCCGGGCGCACCAATTAGCAAAAGACAACCGCCCGAGCCGCTTGCTTCATACCCTGCATGGCAAAGAGATGGAGGTTTCTAATTATCCCAAGGTGCCTTTATAA
- a CDS encoding universal stress protein, protein MIPIDAMMVCLDLTDLDEKLVAFSRSVCERLQVQKVYFVHNIKLYELADDFREMLGDLDLSKEVEGNIDDIVAEQFDNITDYEILISQEPNTEVILADLVRRYRIKLTLLGKTMSGNRTGAQGTKLLRILPCSVLVCPETASFNIRKVLVPIDFSDTSLHALRLSKTLSDQLGLALEILHVYRLPTQFFPLISEEEAVRKAVEVVRGKFADLQKRHPEIAGVPYTLVRAANKSIAERIALHLEKGHHDLLVLGLRGNNALPALSLGSVPTEVYNSDIDVPLWLVYADGEIRK, encoded by the coding sequence ATGATCCCAATAGATGCCATGATGGTCTGTCTCGATCTGACCGACCTGGACGAAAAACTCGTTGCCTTCTCCCGCTCCGTCTGCGAACGCCTGCAGGTTCAGAAAGTATACTTCGTACACAACATCAAACTCTACGAACTGGCTGATGATTTTCGGGAAATGCTGGGAGATCTGGATCTGAGTAAAGAGGTAGAAGGGAATATCGACGATATAGTAGCAGAGCAATTCGATAACATCACCGATTACGAAATACTGATTAGCCAGGAGCCCAACACTGAGGTAATACTGGCCGACCTGGTGCGGCGCTATCGCATAAAGCTGACACTATTGGGTAAGACCATGAGCGGAAATAGAACCGGCGCGCAAGGCACAAAATTACTGCGTATACTTCCCTGCAGCGTGTTGGTCTGCCCCGAAACAGCCAGTTTCAACATCCGGAAAGTACTTGTGCCGATCGACTTTTCAGATACTTCGCTACATGCGCTCCGGCTCAGCAAAACGCTCTCGGACCAGCTGGGGCTAGCGCTGGAGATCCTGCACGTATACCGGTTGCCAACACAGTTTTTTCCGCTCATATCGGAAGAAGAAGCGGTTCGGAAAGCAGTGGAAGTGGTAAGAGGAAAATTCGCCGACCTGCAGAAGCGCCATCCGGAGATTGCCGGTGTGCCTTATACGCTGGTGCGCGCGGCCAACAAAAGCATTGCCGAACGCATTGCCCTGCACCTGGAAAAGGGGCACCACGACCTGTTGGTACTTGGCTTGAGAGGGAACAACGCCCTGCCGGCACTAAGCCTGGGCAGCGTGCCTACCGAAGTATACAACTCAGACATTGACGTACCGCTGTGGCTGGTATACGCCGACGGGGAAATCAGGAAGTAG